A region of Alteromonadaceae bacterium 2753L.S.0a.02 DNA encodes the following proteins:
- a CDS encoding nitrate/nitrite transport system ATP-binding protein, whose translation MTVKSFLKVENLAKRFPSPKGEAELTVFENVSFSIEKGEFVCIIGHSGCGKSTIINTLAGLDTPSDGIVLMDEKEVSGPSLDRGMVFQNYSLLPWLSALDNVRFGVRARWPNWSKDKLTTHSLDYLEMVGLSDVVNRKPAQLSGGMRQRVSIARAFATQPKLLLLDEPFGALDALTRGNIQDELINIWGRMQQTVFMITHDVDEAILLADKILLMSNGPNAVIAESVTVDISRPRVRADIIKDESYYHLRNYLVDFLVNRSDERPTDANQTLPKVVNPIAGIKKKPSLSAVKATKKTIEMTA comes from the coding sequence ATGACCGTAAAATCATTTTTAAAAGTCGAAAATCTCGCCAAACGTTTCCCCAGCCCGAAAGGTGAAGCAGAACTTACTGTTTTTGAAAATGTCAGTTTTAGTATCGAGAAGGGCGAGTTTGTCTGCATCATCGGGCACTCCGGCTGCGGTAAATCCACAATTATCAATACCCTTGCGGGGCTCGATACTCCAAGCGATGGTATTGTACTCATGGATGAAAAAGAAGTGTCTGGCCCGAGTCTCGATCGCGGCATGGTCTTTCAAAATTATTCTCTGTTGCCCTGGTTGAGCGCGCTCGATAACGTCCGCTTCGGTGTACGGGCACGCTGGCCAAATTGGAGCAAAGACAAGCTAACAACTCACAGCCTTGACTATCTGGAGATGGTGGGCTTGAGCGATGTCGTTAACCGCAAACCCGCACAACTTTCCGGCGGTATGCGGCAGCGTGTATCCATCGCACGCGCGTTCGCAACGCAGCCCAAATTATTATTACTGGATGAACCATTCGGCGCCCTGGACGCGCTCACGCGCGGCAACATTCAGGATGAACTCATAAACATTTGGGGACGCATGCAACAAACTGTTTTTATGATTACTCACGATGTTGATGAAGCTATTCTGCTGGCCGATAAAATCTTGCTGATGTCCAACGGTCCCAACGCCGTTATCGCCGAATCGGTTACCGTAGATATTTCCCGGCCACGAGTACGCGCCGACATTATTAAAGATGAAAGTTATTACCACCTGCGTAATTATCTGGTTGATTTTTTAGTAAACCGATCTGATGAACGCCCAACTGATGCAAACCAAACCCTGCCTAAAGTGGTCAACCCCATTGCAGGCATTAAAAAAAAGCCTTCGCTAAGCGCAGTAAAGGCCACTAAAAAAACTATTGAAATGACAGCATAG
- a CDS encoding nitrate/nitrite transport system permease protein, with product MLSLRIRSIILSLTILVITMGLWELASQPPETSEALTEYELLMGGADQEARVPPPSDVIKLAAEEISNPFYDKGPNDKGIGIQLGYSLYRVLTGYLGAALLAIPIGFVIGMSPLMYNALNPFIQVLRPISPLAWMPLALFIIKDSEASAIFVIFICSIWPMLINTAFGVAGVRKDWVNVARTHELSALRTAFTVILPAAAPTILTGMRISIGIAWLVIVAAEMLVGGTGIGYYVWNEWNNLDLTSVIFSILMIGLVGMLLDLGLNAATRLVQYQE from the coding sequence ATGCTGTCGCTCAGAATACGCTCCATAATATTGTCGTTAACAATTTTAGTTATCACAATGGGCCTTTGGGAATTGGCCAGCCAACCGCCTGAAACCAGCGAAGCCCTCACTGAGTATGAGTTGCTTATGGGCGGTGCAGATCAGGAAGCACGTGTACCGCCGCCATCCGACGTGATTAAATTAGCCGCCGAAGAAATTTCCAATCCATTTTACGACAAAGGGCCAAACGACAAAGGCATCGGAATTCAATTGGGTTACTCGCTTTATCGCGTGTTAACCGGCTATCTTGGCGCTGCTCTGTTGGCGATTCCCATCGGATTTGTGATCGGCATGTCGCCATTAATGTACAACGCACTCAATCCTTTTATTCAGGTGTTGCGCCCTATTTCGCCATTGGCCTGGATGCCACTTGCACTATTTATTATTAAAGACTCAGAAGCTTCAGCAATTTTCGTCATTTTTATTTGTTCCATCTGGCCCATGTTAATTAACACAGCTTTTGGCGTCGCCGGCGTTCGCAAAGATTGGGTGAATGTGGCACGAACTCATGAGCTGAGTGCGTTGCGCACCGCGTTTACCGTAATCCTGCCCGCTGCCGCCCCCACCATTCTCACCGGCATGCGAATTTCCATTGGTATCGCCTGGTTGGTCATTGTTGCCGCTGAAATGCTCGTGGGCGGAACCGGGATCGGCTACTACGTGTGGAACGAATGGAATAATCTGGATTTAACCAGTGTAATTTTTTCAATATTAATGATTGGCTTGGTCGGAATGTTGCTGGATCTCGGTTTAAATGCAGCCACCCGTTTGGTGCAGTATCAGGAGTAA
- a CDS encoding nitrate/nitrite transport system substrate-binding protein, with amino-acid sequence MTNKSLGNPYDENTSLTHTKSCTCEACIQAHDHKSYSEALEKQADQISSHTNSHTNTSATHQLQDDPLPSSEAMMERAIENAIVRGIFGHNDVNRRAFVRALGGGTLAAALSSILPMGAIKAAAMESNGKLEKTKLNIGFVPITCATPIIMAHPLGFYSKYGLDVDVIKTAGWAVARDKSLNMEYDASHMLTPMPLAMTMGAGSTAKPFIMPAVENINGQAIVLHNKHKDKRNPKDWKGFKFGVPFEYSMHNFLLRYYVAEHGIDPDKDIQIRVVPPPEMVANLRAENLDGYLSPDPFNQRAVWEKVGFIHTLTKDIWEGHPCCAFACSQEFATTNPNTFAALFKAIVDATHYSAKFENRKEISAAIAPKNYLNQPVPVVEQVLTGRYADGLGKVQNVPDRIDFDPFPWHSMAVWILTQMKRWGYVKGDIDYKAIAQQVYIATDAGKVMKDLGYEAPSKTYENYTIMGKEFDYTKPEEYISSFAIKRT; translated from the coding sequence ATGACCAATAAAAGTCTCGGTAATCCATACGACGAAAATACGTCGCTCACCCACACGAAAAGCTGTACCTGTGAAGCCTGTATTCAGGCCCACGATCACAAGAGTTATTCTGAAGCACTGGAAAAGCAAGCGGATCAAATAAGCAGCCACACGAACAGTCACACGAATACATCGGCAACTCATCAGCTTCAGGACGACCCTCTTCCGAGCAGTGAAGCTATGATGGAACGCGCTATCGAAAATGCCATCGTACGCGGTATTTTCGGACACAACGACGTCAACCGACGCGCCTTTGTGCGCGCCCTGGGGGGCGGTACGTTAGCTGCAGCACTCTCTTCGATATTACCCATGGGTGCCATTAAGGCCGCAGCCATGGAAAGCAACGGAAAGTTGGAAAAAACCAAATTAAATATCGGCTTCGTGCCCATCACCTGCGCGACGCCCATTATTATGGCGCACCCGCTGGGCTTCTATTCAAAGTATGGTCTCGACGTAGACGTGATAAAAACCGCCGGTTGGGCGGTTGCTCGTGACAAATCCTTAAATATGGAATACGACGCGTCTCACATGCTAACGCCCATGCCTCTGGCAATGACGATGGGCGCGGGCTCCACCGCAAAACCTTTTATTATGCCCGCGGTAGAAAACATTAACGGCCAGGCGATTGTGCTGCACAACAAGCACAAAGACAAACGCAACCCTAAAGACTGGAAAGGTTTTAAATTCGGTGTGCCGTTTGAATATTCGATGCATAATTTCTTACTGCGCTACTATGTGGCAGAACACGGCATTGACCCAGACAAAGACATACAGATCCGCGTTGTGCCGCCACCCGAAATGGTTGCCAACCTGCGCGCCGAAAACCTCGACGGCTATCTCTCGCCCGACCCGTTCAACCAACGGGCCGTCTGGGAAAAAGTGGGTTTTATTCACACATTAACCAAAGACATTTGGGAAGGACATCCGTGTTGTGCGTTTGCGTGCAGTCAGGAGTTTGCAACCACCAATCCCAACACTTTCGCGGCATTATTTAAAGCCATTGTGGACGCAACCCACTACTCGGCGAAATTTGAAAACCGCAAGGAAATTTCTGCGGCTATCGCACCCAAAAATTATCTTAACCAACCGGTACCGGTGGTGGAACAGGTTCTCACGGGTCGCTATGCCGATGGTCTGGGCAAGGTACAGAATGTTCCCGACCGAATCGATTTCGATCCCTTCCCCTGGCATTCCATGGCGGTATGGATTCTTACTCAGATGAAACGCTGGGGTTATGTGAAAGGCGATATTGATTACAAAGCCATCGCGCAGCAAGTTTATATTGCAACCGATGCCGGCAAGGTGATGAAAGACCTCGGCTACGAAGCGCCCAGCAAAACTTATGAGAATTACACCATTATGGGCAAGGAATTCGACTACACCAAGCCGGAAGAGTACATCAGCAGCTTCGCCATTAAACGCACTTAA